One region of Cytobacillus sp. IB215665 genomic DNA includes:
- a CDS encoding pyridoxamine 5'-phosphate oxidase family protein encodes MSKKYQDIISTREEFESFQQFVGNPSPRAANKVISFIDSHCREFIDKSPFLSLATSNSEGQCDVSPRGDYPGFVSVLDDHHLFIPERPGNRRMDSANNIITNPNIGLLFFIPGLGETLRINGKAYICRDPELLENSKVNGRAPLFGILVEVQECYAHCAKAFIRSNLWNPESWYAKKTLPSVPQMLVAHSKIPNATSEQVAKELQEGYKNRLY; translated from the coding sequence ATGAGTAAAAAATATCAAGATATTATCTCTACAAGAGAAGAATTCGAATCTTTTCAACAGTTCGTAGGCAACCCGAGCCCCAGAGCTGCTAATAAGGTTATTTCATTTATCGATAGCCATTGTAGAGAGTTTATTGATAAATCTCCATTTCTATCTTTGGCAACTTCTAATTCAGAAGGACAATGTGACGTTTCACCAAGAGGAGATTACCCAGGGTTTGTTTCTGTTCTTGATGATCATCACTTGTTTATTCCAGAACGACCAGGAAATCGAAGAATGGACTCTGCTAATAATATAATTACAAATCCAAATATAGGACTCTTATTTTTTATACCTGGGTTAGGAGAAACGTTAAGAATAAACGGAAAAGCTTATATTTGTCGTGACCCTGAACTATTAGAAAATAGTAAAGTAAATGGACGTGCTCCGTTATTTGGAATTTTAGTAGAAGTGCAGGAATGCTATGCGCATTGTGCAAAAGCCTTTATTCGATCAAATTTATGGAATCCCGAATCATGGTATGCTAAAAAGACACTTCCATCGGTCCCACAAATGTTGGTAGCTCACTCGAAGATACCAAATGCAACTTCTGAACAAGTAGCAAAAGAGTTACAAGAGGGCTATAAAAATAGGCTCTATTGA
- a CDS encoding arylamine N-acetyltransferase: MNQQQLPNWAWRYLERLNLTPPSTASYEFLELFSKRHLSFLPFENVSKLIYSTRNNSNGYFIPSVEQYVDNLFKYDFGGTCFVLNPYALQLLTLLGYDCYHVRLGESHIAILVQLPDFPDERLYLDFGSAAPIMKPVRFENMQNSSSFGADDIQLIPDDEQQGYYRFTRFRHGKFVNNHWSFNPNIRSKVGDFDEAIHKSYSKDAVFMTRLRVNLFQIDKGRTLSLINNKLTITTLDDKEIVRKLKDIEEVESIISEEFMLPKLPVRKAINLLRDLGTDIFHVENS, translated from the coding sequence ATGAATCAACAACAACTACCAAACTGGGCATGGAGATATTTGGAACGATTAAATTTGACACCACCTAGCACAGCTTCATATGAATTTTTAGAGCTGTTTTCAAAAAGGCATCTTTCTTTTTTACCTTTTGAAAATGTTAGTAAATTAATTTATTCTACTAGGAACAATTCAAATGGTTATTTCATTCCTTCTGTTGAACAATATGTTGATAATCTATTTAAATATGATTTTGGTGGAACGTGTTTTGTACTTAATCCGTACGCTTTACAACTGTTAACACTATTAGGGTATGACTGTTATCATGTAAGGTTAGGAGAGAGTCATATAGCGATTTTAGTACAATTACCAGACTTTCCTGATGAAAGACTATATTTGGATTTTGGATCAGCAGCACCTATTATGAAGCCAGTCCGATTTGAAAACATGCAAAATTCTTCATCATTTGGTGCAGATGACATTCAACTAATACCAGATGATGAACAACAAGGTTATTACAGATTTACACGTTTTCGTCATGGGAAATTTGTCAATAACCACTGGTCATTTAATCCTAACATTCGTAGTAAAGTAGGAGATTTTGATGAAGCGATTCACAAATCATATTCCAAAGATGCTGTTTTTATGACTCGACTTCGAGTAAATCTGTTTCAAATTGACAAAGGACGTACACTTTCTTTAATCAACAATAAATTAACAATTACAACGCTGGATGATAAAGAAATAGTACGGAAGCTAAAGGACATTGAGGAAGTTGAGAGCATAATTTCTGAAGAGTTTATGTTACCAAAATTGCCAGTTAGGAAGGCTATCAATTTGTTAAGAGATTTAGGTACAGATATATTTCACGTAGAAAACAGTTAA
- a CDS encoding DUF421 domain-containing protein has product MEVWEDSLKVIIRIITILPLMLALGLFMGKRSIGELPVFDFLVVIVFGAVVGADIADPEIDHIHTVVAMITIAILQKAIVLVKLKNRKIGKLLTFEPTIVIYNGEFLMKNMKKIQYSIDNILQMLRGKDVFHVEDVEIAIVEADGNLSVKKVPMKELITNEDFGLHKNGQNYEIPVILDGEIQLDLLKWLKKDEAWLRTKLLAENITDLNTIFYCSLSQNDKLQFSLKVDEQTNIPPIDH; this is encoded by the coding sequence GTGGAAGTTTGGGAGGATTCTTTAAAAGTAATTATACGTATTATTACGATTCTTCCGTTAATGCTTGCTCTAGGACTTTTTATGGGGAAGCGATCAATAGGTGAGTTGCCAGTGTTTGATTTTCTTGTAGTAATCGTTTTTGGAGCTGTAGTTGGGGCAGATATTGCAGATCCAGAGATTGATCATATCCATACAGTGGTTGCGATGATTACAATCGCGATTCTTCAAAAAGCTATCGTGCTTGTTAAGTTGAAAAATAGAAAGATTGGCAAGCTGTTGACCTTTGAACCGACTATTGTTATATACAATGGTGAATTTCTCATGAAAAATATGAAAAAGATCCAATACTCAATCGATAACATATTACAAATGCTACGTGGAAAAGATGTATTTCATGTTGAAGATGTTGAAATTGCCATTGTTGAAGCAGATGGTAATTTATCTGTTAAAAAGGTTCCGATGAAGGAATTAATTACGAACGAGGATTTCGGTCTACATAAAAATGGACAAAATTATGAAATACCTGTTATTTTAGACGGTGAAATTCAATTAGATTTATTGAAATGGCTAAAAAAAGATGAAGCATGGTTAAGGACAAAATTATTAGCTGAGAATATTACGGATCTAAATACTATATTTTATTGTTCATTATCTCAAAATGATAAGCTCCAATTTTCCCTTAAAGTTGATGAACAAACAAATATCCCTCCAATTGACCATTAA
- a CDS encoding NAD(P)H-dependent oxidoreductase, whose product MKHLVIYAHPNPQSFNHAILETVVGRLEDQGNEVVVRDLYALNFEPVLSGNDFAAFQSGNTPNDIQTEQEHVKWADVITLIYPIWWTGLPAILKGYIDRVFAYGFAYAVNEQGGYEKLLAGKKAVVLNTIGHPEDYYEQIGMIGAMKQTTDNGIFDFVGIETLEHKFFGSVPSVDDNTRKQMLVDVEHIIARLFG is encoded by the coding sequence TTGAAGCACTTAGTTATTTATGCACACCCAAATCCACAAAGCTTTAATCATGCTATACTCGAAACAGTGGTAGGTAGACTAGAAGATCAAGGAAATGAAGTCGTTGTTCGCGATTTATACGCTTTAAATTTTGAACCAGTGTTAAGTGGAAATGATTTTGCTGCTTTTCAATCTGGTAATACACCAAATGATATTCAGACTGAGCAGGAACATGTAAAGTGGGCGGATGTTATTACATTGATTTACCCAATTTGGTGGACTGGACTTCCAGCTATTCTAAAAGGATATATAGATCGAGTTTTTGCCTACGGTTTTGCTTATGCTGTGAATGAACAAGGAGGGTACGAAAAACTGCTAGCGGGGAAAAAAGCAGTAGTATTAAACACGATTGGTCATCCAGAGGATTATTATGAACAAATTGGTATGATTGGAGCAATGAAGCAAACAACAGATAATGGTATTTTTGATTTTGTTGGTATTGAAACACTTGAGCATAAGTTTTTTGGTTCTGTTCCATCAGTTGATGATAATACTAGAAAGCAAATGCTCGTAGATGTAGAACACATTATTGCTAGATTATTCGGATAA
- a CDS encoding Rrf2 family transcriptional regulator, protein MSISSRFAVGIHILALIEINKDGVSTSEYIAGSVNTNPAVIRKIMGMLKKADLVKVQPGIAGADLARDLSHITLLDVYKAVNVVQEKELFSVHESPNPACPVGRNIQDTIAPLFSVAQLALEKALGSVTIEDVVNDILQKETDN, encoded by the coding sequence ATGTCCATAAGCAGTCGTTTTGCTGTTGGAATTCATATACTAGCTCTCATCGAAATAAACAAAGACGGTGTTAGCACTTCAGAATATATAGCAGGAAGTGTAAACACTAATCCTGCAGTCATCCGAAAGATTATGGGGATGCTAAAAAAAGCAGATTTGGTCAAAGTTCAACCAGGTATAGCGGGAGCTGACCTTGCTAGAGATTTATCTCATATTACTTTACTAGACGTTTATAAGGCCGTTAATGTCGTTCAAGAAAAAGAATTATTTAGTGTTCATGAAAGTCCAAATCCAGCTTGTCCAGTGGGAAGAAACATTCAGGATACTATTGCTCCCCTTTTTTCAGTTGCCCAATTAGCTTTAGAAAAAGCTTTAGGAAGTGTAACGATCGAAGATGTTGTTAATGATATTCTTCAAAAGGAAACGGATAATTAA